Proteins from a single region of Pedobacter cryoconitis:
- a CDS encoding acyl-ACP desaturase, producing MSFFAEKRREVMLHIEQYMLDMMDTYLKPIDTNWQPTDFLPVSTSDTFIQDIKSLRETANDLSYDLVAVLIGDTITEEALPTYESWLSMVDGISRNEQGGWMKWVRHWTAEENRHGDLLNRYLYLSGRVDMRQMEISTQYLIADGFDIGTGHDPYRNFIYTSFQELATNVSHRRVASLAKKDGDTLLSKICGVIASDEARHAKAYKDFMSKIFEVDPSEAMIAFEDMMRMKIVMPAHFLREMGMKMGQTFGHFTDAAQRLGVYTAVDYVEIMQQLIVEWKIESMQDLNEAGEKARDYIMALPSRLLRVAERMKTPTMDYKFSWIHA from the coding sequence ATGAGTTTTTTTGCTGAAAAAAGACGGGAAGTAATGCTTCACATTGAGCAATATATGCTTGATATGATGGATACTTACCTGAAACCGATTGATACTAATTGGCAGCCAACTGATTTTTTGCCTGTTTCTACCAGTGATACTTTTATTCAAGACATAAAATCCCTTCGCGAAACTGCAAATGACCTTTCATACGATCTTGTTGCCGTGCTAATTGGCGATACTATTACAGAAGAAGCTTTACCTACTTATGAATCATGGTTATCCATGGTTGATGGTATTTCAAGAAATGAACAGGGTGGTTGGATGAAATGGGTACGTCACTGGACTGCTGAAGAGAACAGACATGGAGATTTGTTAAACAGATACCTTTATTTATCAGGTCGTGTTGATATGCGCCAAATGGAAATCTCTACGCAATATCTGATTGCTGATGGTTTTGACATTGGTACTGGACATGATCCTTACCGTAACTTTATTTATACAAGTTTTCAGGAACTTGCAACAAATGTATCTCACCGCAGAGTAGCTTCTTTAGCTAAAAAAGACGGTGATACTTTACTTTCCAAAATCTGTGGTGTCATTGCCTCTGATGAAGCAAGGCACGCCAAGGCTTATAAAGACTTTATGTCTAAAATCTTTGAAGTAGATCCTAGTGAAGCTATGATTGCTTTCGAAGATATGATGCGGATGAAGATTGTTATGCCTGCTCACTTCCTGAGAGAAATGGGGATGAAAATGGGACAGACTTTCGGTCACTTTACTGATGCTGCACAACGCCTGGGTGTTTACACAGCAGTTGACTATGTGGAGATCATGCAGCAGCTTATTGTAGAGTGGAAAATAGAAAGTATGCAAGACCTGAATGAAGCAGGTGAAAAAGCCCGTGATTATATCATGGCTCTGCCAAGCCGCTTATTACGTGTTGCAGAGAGAATGAAGACTCCAACAATGGATTACAAATTCAGCTGGATACACGCTTAA
- a CDS encoding lectin, whose translation MKRYLIAAAVFLSACSKNTMPDPESGIADSKVNHAIVHSAPGDVVGKITVGYQGWFSCAGDGSPFSFFWWHWAQGNNFPTGEASSIGIKSWPDMREFTTSFQTGFPNLNNGQPAKLFSSYTDQTMDTHFRWMEENGIDVAALQRFNPAGGEGPMRDAITAKVKTAAEAHHRKFYIMYDVSGWDGMSTQIKADWNNKMSAYTSSSAYAVQNGKPVVCIWGLGFKDNSRPFSAEECLDVVNWFKSKGCYVIGGVPGRWRSENEHRPGFEAVYKALNMITPWMIGNIGTIEDEDRFYQNTVMGDQAYCDANGIDYQACILPGDLQERQRQHGEFMWRQFYNRVKGGVQGIYISMFDEFNEGNQIAKTAENNFMVPAGSKFLGLDEDGVVCSSDYYLRLTNDGGKMLKGIIPLTPNRPTEPVKGGGQVYLPPFGQTVSIMGSNGAYVSSQNGVNPMNCVNKVAGGWELFTIVNAGNGKVALMNNGKYVSSENGAGSITCKRTAIGIWEQFTYTKNLAGEVTFMGSNGKFISSENGLQAMTCKNAVAGPWEKFKLN comes from the coding sequence ATGAAACGTTACTTAATTGCCGCAGCTGTTTTTCTTTCTGCCTGTTCTAAAAACACGATGCCTGATCCTGAATCTGGTATTGCTGATTCCAAAGTTAATCATGCAATTGTACACTCTGCCCCAGGTGACGTTGTGGGTAAAATTACAGTCGGATACCAGGGATGGTTTTCCTGTGCAGGTGATGGCTCACCATTTAGCTTTTTCTGGTGGCACTGGGCTCAGGGTAATAATTTTCCTACTGGTGAGGCCAGTAGTATTGGAATTAAGTCGTGGCCTGATATGCGCGAGTTTACTACTTCCTTCCAGACTGGTTTCCCCAACCTGAACAATGGTCAGCCGGCAAAGTTATTTTCATCTTATACAGATCAAACCATGGACACTCATTTCCGCTGGATGGAAGAGAACGGTATTGATGTTGCAGCGCTTCAACGCTTTAATCCTGCCGGTGGTGAAGGGCCTATGCGTGATGCAATAACTGCAAAAGTAAAAACTGCTGCTGAGGCTCACCATCGTAAGTTCTACATTATGTATGATGTAAGTGGCTGGGATGGCATGTCAACACAAATTAAAGCAGACTGGAATAATAAAATGTCTGCGTATACTTCTTCCTCAGCGTATGCTGTTCAAAATGGTAAACCTGTTGTTTGTATTTGGGGATTGGGGTTTAAAGACAATAGCCGCCCGTTTTCGGCGGAAGAATGTCTGGATGTAGTCAACTGGTTCAAAAGTAAAGGTTGTTATGTAATCGGTGGAGTGCCAGGTCGCTGGAGAAGTGAAAATGAACACCGTCCAGGTTTTGAAGCCGTTTATAAAGCACTGAATATGATTACGCCCTGGATGATTGGAAATATAGGTACTATTGAAGATGAAGATAGATTCTATCAAAATACTGTGATGGGTGATCAGGCTTACTGTGATGCAAATGGTATTGATTATCAGGCTTGCATATTACCTGGTGATTTACAGGAGCGTCAGCGTCAGCACGGTGAATTTATGTGGAGACAGTTTTATAACAGGGTTAAAGGTGGCGTACAGGGAATATACATCTCCATGTTCGATGAGTTTAATGAAGGGAATCAAATTGCTAAAACTGCTGAAAATAATTTTATGGTGCCGGCGGGTTCAAAGTTTCTGGGGCTGGATGAAGATGGTGTAGTTTGTTCTTCTGATTATTACCTGAGGCTTACTAATGATGGCGGCAAGATGCTAAAAGGGATTATCCCGCTTACCCCAAACAGACCTACTGAGCCTGTCAAAGGTGGTGGCCAGGTTTATTTACCACCATTTGGTCAGACTGTAAGTATCATGGGCTCAAATGGTGCTTATGTAAGTAGTCAAAACGGCGTTAATCCAATGAATTGTGTGAATAAAGTAGCTGGTGGATGGGAGTTATTTACAATCGTAAATGCTGGCAATGGCAAAGTTGCATTAATGAATAATGGTAAATATGTATCCTCAGAAAATGGCGCAGGGAGTATTACTTGTAAACGGACTGCAATTGGTATCTGGGAGCAGTTTACTTACACGAAGAATCTGGCTGGCGAGGTAACTTTTATGGGAAGTAATGGTAAGTTCATTTCTTCAGAAAATGGACTTCAGGCAATGACCTGCAAAAATGCAGTTGCCGGGCCATGGGAAAAATTCAAGCTTAATTAA